The Erythrobacter sp. genome segment GGCCAGCACAATGGCTTCCAGTCGCTTGAGGAATTGACCAGCAGCCGCTTCTCTTCGTTCATCGAACGCGCCGCTTTTACCGACGCCTTCGGCTTCGAGCGTCGTCTGGGCATTTCGGCGCAATACGGTGCGGGTGACGTGCTGGTGCAGGGAGGCCTGTTCACTTCGAACATAGATGATCTGCCCGACGACAGCTGGAGCGTGGATGGCCGTGCAGTCTATGCGCCGAAGCTGGGCGACACCCAACTGCACTTCGGCAGCTCGCTACATTACCGCGAACTCGAATCGCCGACATCGGTGCGCTATCGCCAGCGACCGCTAGTACACTTCACCTCCACCCGCCTGATCGACACCGGCACCATCGGCGCGCAAAGCGAATTCGGTGCCGGGTTGGAATTGGCTGCCATCAGCGGGCCGTTTCATGTCGCGGCGGAAGGCTATCGGCAGCAAGTCTCCCGCAGGCACGGGCTGGACGATGTCGCTTTCAAGGGCGGCTATATCGAAGCGGGGATGTTCCTCACGCCTGGAGACAGCCGCGGTTATCGCGGCGGGCGCTTCAACCGTACACGTCCTACCAATCCGGTGGGTGAAGGTGGCATCGGCGCGGTGCAGGTCAACCTCCGCTACGATTACCTCGATCTCAACGACGGACCGATTGCGGGCGGCACCCAGAACGGACTGTTCGCATCGCTGATCTGGACAACCACCGACTTCACCCGGCTCCAGCTCAATTACGGCAGGCTTGAATATGACAATGCCGCCGTGGCCGTGGGTAACGGCCTGCGAGATTACAGCGCCGATGTGATCGGAATGCGTGCCGAACTTGATTTCTGACGCAAATGCAGGCCTGCTCCCGGCCGAAATAAGACCGCGATGTGACGCAAATCTGTCGCATGACGGTAATAGGGGGCCACTAGCTCAACACCTAGAAACAGGGCACGTTACCATGAAGAAGCTTTCCATTGCCATTCTCGCGCTTGCCGCGACCAGCCTTACTGCCTGCGGATCCGGAGACAGCGCGGGCGGCAACAGCCGTGACGCGATCCACGCGGTCGGCTCTTCCACCGTCTATCCCTTCGCCACGCGCGTCTCGGAAATCTTCAGCCGCGAGCATCCCGATTTTCCCGCCGCCAATATCGAATCGATCGGCACGGGTGGCGGCATCGCGACCTTCTGCAGCGGCGTCGGCTATGACACGCCCGACTTCGCCAATGCCTCGCGCCGGATGAAGTTGCAGGAGTTCGAGGATTGCGTCGCCAACGGCGTGACCGAAATCGTCGAAATCCAGGTCGGCATGGACGGCATCGCGCTGGCCAGTGCGCAGGGCGGGATCACCATGAACCTGACCCCGGAACTGGTCTATCGTGCCATTGCCGCCAATCCTTACGGCGAACCGCAGACTGCCGAGACCTGGAGCGATGTCGATCCTTCGCTGCCCGATCTGCCGATCCTGGTTTACGGGCCGCCCTCCACCTCCGGCACCCGCGATGCGCTGGCCGAACTGATCCTCGAAGTCGGCTGCGACGCCAATCCGGAAATGGAAGCGCTGGCAGAGAGCAACGAGGACGAGCACGACCGCATTTGCACGGAAGTGCGTTCTGACGGTCGCTATGTCGATCAGGGCGAGCAGGACAACCTGATCGTGCAGAAGATCGAGGGCAATCCCAATGCCGTTGGCATCTTCGGTTATTCCTACCTCGAAGCCAATTCGGACAAGGTGCAGGGCCTGCCCATGAACGGCGTCCTGCCGACCTACGAGAATATTTCCAACTTCTCCTATCCCGGGGCCCGACCGCTGTATCTCTACCTCAAGAAAGAACACATCGGCATCATTCCGGGACTTGAGGAATTCCTCGCCACCTGGGTTGCCAATTGGGGTGATGGTGGGCCACTGGCGGAAATCGGCCTTGTCACGAATCGTGGCGAGGTGCTCGAACGCATGACGGCGGCGACCACCGAACTGCCGGTGCTGACCGCCGAAGACCTGCAATAGGAATTTGAACCCTTCCGATGTCGCCAGCCATACCGCTTCTCCTTGCCCTCGGGCTCGGGCTCGCCGGTTGGCTGGTGGCCCGGGCGCGAGCGTGGACGTTCAAACGCACCGCACCACACGGGCGGATCGCCGCCCTGCCTAGCTATCACGCCTGGTACGCCGCGCTTTGGATCGGCGTACCGCTCTTGATTTGGTTCGTGCTGTGGGATTCTATTTCACAGCAGCTGGTGTTTTCTTATGTCCTCGCCA includes the following:
- a CDS encoding substrate-binding domain-containing protein, encoding MKKLSIAILALAATSLTACGSGDSAGGNSRDAIHAVGSSTVYPFATRVSEIFSREHPDFPAANIESIGTGGGIATFCSGVGYDTPDFANASRRMKLQEFEDCVANGVTEIVEIQVGMDGIALASAQGGITMNLTPELVYRAIAANPYGEPQTAETWSDVDPSLPDLPILVYGPPSTSGTRDALAELILEVGCDANPEMEALAESNEDEHDRICTEVRSDGRYVDQGEQDNLIVQKIEGNPNAVGIFGYSYLEANSDKVQGLPMNGVLPTYENISNFSYPGARPLYLYLKKEHIGIIPGLEEFLATWVANWGDGGPLAEIGLVTNRGEVLERMTAATTELPVLTAEDLQ